In the genome of Terriglobia bacterium, the window ACTGAAAGGTCGTGCAATTTGATCATCGGATCGGGCATCGACGTTGTGGAGAACTGCAGGGTTGAGCGAGAGCTATCTCGCGCAGAGTGGGAACCGGAGCAAGGTGTCTTCAGTTCTGGCGAGATTCATTTCTGTACTCATTCAAAAAAACCGGCCCTCCTATTTGCCACCTTCTTCGCGGTCAAAGAAGCGACGTTAAAAGCGCTCGGAATCGAAAACACCAATCTCTCGCATTTTCACGACGTTGAAGTTCTCCCGAACGAACAGGGGAATTTGACAGTGAGGTTGTGCGGGCAGAGCCAGTTACTTTCTCAAAGACTGGGTGTGCACCGTGCATCAGTCGCGGTCACAACAAACGCGCGACTGAGTGGCGCCATCGTTGTGCTTGAGTCGTAAGCTCTTCCGGTGGCGCCGGAATGAGCGACTTATGCGCGACCTTCTGAAAGATGAAGAAGTCCTTACGCAGAGTGAGTGGTCCCAGGCCGAACGCGAACTGGGTTACAGGCCCGGTGAGCCGATCAACATCGGGTGGATGTGCAGCGATCGGCTCTGTGGACTGGGATTGGGAAATAAACCGGCCCTGATCTGGCAGGACTACCAGGGCAGACAGAAACGCTACACCTATGACGATCTGCGCGTTCGCTCGAATGTAATTGCAAACTTTCTGAGAGAACTGGGCGTGCAACCGCGCGAACGTGTGTGCCTGTTCATGGATCGCGTTCCGGAGCTATATATCGGCTTCCTGGGGATTCTCAAGACAGGTGCCATCGCTCAACCGTTATTCTCTGCCTTCGGTGACGAGTCTCTTTTCGTGCGTCTTGAGGACGCTGGCACCGAAACGATCATCACTCAGAAAAAGCATCTTCACAAAGTTCGGAAAAACCGGCAGAAGCTTCCTTTCCTGAAGCGAATCATTGTGGTGGACACGGAGGACTCTTCACTCCAACAGGGTGAAAGCTCGCTTGCGATGGACGATCTGCCGGCAGTAGAAGATTTCAAGGTATATCGAACGACTGCCGAAAGCCCGTCGGTACTTCATTACACCTCCGGCACTACCGGACAGCCGAAAGGGGCCCAGCACGTCCACTATTCCATCATCTCTCAGTATCTGACGTCGAAGCTCGCCCTTGATCTCCGTCCCGATGACATTTACTGGTGCAACGCGGACCCGGGATGGGTGACAGGCACATCCTACGGAATAATCGGTCCGTGGTCGAATGGCATGACTCAGGTAGTTCTCGATGCGGGGTTCAACGCTGACAAGTGGTACGACTTCATGGAAAGACAGCGGGTGACTGTCTGGTATTCGGCACCGACAGCCATTCGCTTGCTGATGAAAGAAGGTGCCGACGTCGTAAAGAAACACGATCTGTCCAGCCTGCGGCACCTGGCAAGCGTCGGAGAGCCACTGAACGCAGAAGCAGTGATCTGGTCGCAGGAGGTTTTCGGAAAACCGTTTCACGATACCTTCTGGCAGACGGAGACAGGCTGCATCGTCATTACAAACCTGCCGGGGATGCCTATCAAGCCTGGGTCGATGGGCAAGCCATTCCCTGGAATCACCGCGACGGTTCTCAACACCAAAACTTTTGAACCGATCCAGGAAACGGGCATCGCGGGTCTGATTGCATTGCGTCCGGGTTGGCCCTCACAGATTCGCGGCTATTGGAAGAACGAAGCCGGATACAAGGCGAAATTCAAAAATGGCTGGTATCTCTGCGGCGACCGGGCGTCGATCGATAGCGACGGTTATTTCTGGTTCATGGGACGCGATGATGACGTAATCAACACGGGCGGTCACCTCATTGGTCCATTCGAAATCGAATCGGCGTTGTTGGAACATCCTTC includes:
- the acsA gene encoding acetate--CoA ligase, which codes for MRDLLKDEEVLTQSEWSQAERELGYRPGEPINIGWMCSDRLCGLGLGNKPALIWQDYQGRQKRYTYDDLRVRSNVIANFLRELGVQPRERVCLFMDRVPELYIGFLGILKTGAIAQPLFSAFGDESLFVRLEDAGTETIITQKKHLHKVRKNRQKLPFLKRIIVVDTEDSSLQQGESSLAMDDLPAVEDFKVYRTTAESPSVLHYTSGTTGQPKGAQHVHYSIISQYLTSKLALDLRPDDIYWCNADPGWVTGTSYGIIGPWSNGMTQVVLDAGFNADKWYDFMERQRVTVWYSAPTAIRLLMKEGADVVKKHDLSSLRHLASVGEPLNAEAVIWSQEVFGKPFHDTFWQTETGCIVITNLPGMPIKPGSMGKPFPGITATVLNTKTFEPIQETGIAGLIALRPGWPSQIRGYWKNEAGYKAKFKNGWYLCGDRASIDSDGYFWFMGRDDDVINTGGHLIGPFEIESALLEHPSVAESAAVAKPDPVNMEVVKAFVTLKRGFRPSDDLELAIMNHIRKRLSPLAMPQEIEFVESLPKTRSGKIVRRILRCKEFNEPVGDLSTVMEE